From the genome of Nocardioides sp.:
TGCCCCATCCCCGACCCTTGGACCGAGACCGCGTGACCTTGCCAGGTGCCCGTGAACCCATACATGCCGCGCACGTCGCTGTAGCAGCGAACGTCGTCGAGGAATGTCTCGGCGATCCACTTGGCGCGCAGCGGATCGCCCGGCAGGAGGACGACGGGGGCGATGTCGCCGGGCGCGGCGCCGATGTGCGTACTCATGCAGGGCAACCTAACGGACGCGACAGCTAGCGTGGGCACGTGAGCGATCGCGACCTCCCGCATGTGGCCTTGTCAATCCATGCCCACAATCGTGAGGGCCTGCATCGCACCGACGAGGCATGGCTCGCCGGGCGCTGGAACGACCCGGCCACCCAGGTGCTGGTCCTGTCGGGCACTCGGGTGCGTCCCGTCGACGGGAGGATCGCCTGGGTGCCGCCTCATGAGGCGCCGCCTGGTCGGCGGATCCTGTTGGGGCAGCGTGACGACGTGACCCGCTTCGCCGTCGTCGTCGAGAGAGCCCAAGCCCCTGGCTCTGCTGAGGAGTGGGTGCCGTTGCGCGCAATGCTGCCCGCGATCGCATCGGCTGCGGCCGATCAGGCTCCTTGGCTCTTCCACGCCGTGGGTCTGGCCGAGTGGCACCACACCACCCGGCACTGTCCACGGTGCGCCGGGTCGCTGATCTCCGCCGCGGCCGGGCACGAGTTGCGCTGCACCGAGTGCGGCCGTTCTCAGTTCCCACGGACGGACCCCGCCGTGATCATGGCGATCACACATCCCGACGACGACGCGCTGCTGCTGGGGCGCCAGCGCGTGTGGCCGCCCGGAAGATGGTCGACCCTGGCTGGCTTCTGTGAGCCCGGCGAGACTCTGGAGGACGCTGTCCGGCGTGAGGTTGCCGAAGAGACCGACGTACGTGTCGGGGATGCTCGCTACTTCGGGAGCCAGCCGTGGCCGTTCCCGTGCAGCCTGATGCTGGGGTTCACCGGTGTGGCGACTAGTCGCGAGATCGAGGTCGACGGGGCCGAGATCGAACAGGCGCAGTGGTGGACGCGGGAGGCGTTCATAGCCGCCGCCGAGGCGGGGAGAGCTGGAGGTTCCCCGCGGGGTCTCGATCAGTTCGTCACTGATCGAGGACTGGCTCGGCGAGCCGATCCGTCACGGATGGGGTGAGCGCAAGTCGCGCTGACGTTCAGGCCAGCTCGGCCAGCTTGTTCTTGACCTGAGCCAGACTCGGATTGGTCATGGCGGCGCCGTCGCTGAAGACCAGAGTCGGCACCGTCAGGTTGCCCTTGTTGACCTTGGCGACGATGTCGGCGGCCTCCGGCACCTGCTCGATGTCGACGACCTCGCACTCGATGCCCTCGCGGTTGAGTTGGGCCTTGAGACGGTGGCAATAGCCGCACCAGGGCGTCGAATACATCGTGAACGTCATGACGACAGCCTACGAGCGGGCTCGTGCGTGAGTGTCCCCGGTCGCGTCTAGGGTCGGAGCATGCCCGATCCCGCCGCACTGCTCGCTCCGCTCGATCCCGAGCAGCGTCAGGTCGCGGAGGCGTTGCGTGGTCCCGTACGCGTGTTGGCCGGTGCCGGCACCGGCAAGACCCGGGCGATCACGCACCGCATCGCCTACGGCGTCGCGACCGGGGTGTATGCGCCTACCGAAGTGCTGGCCGTGACGTTCACGACCCGAGCCGCAGGTGAGATGCGCGAGCGACTGCGGGCGTTGGGTGTCTCGGGCGTTCAGGCCAGGACCTTCCATTCCGCCGCCCTGCGTCAGCTCAGGTATTTCTGGCCGCGATTGCGCGGTGGTGCGGATCTGCCGCAGCTGACCGAGTCCAAACTGGCGATGCTCGCGCTGGCTGCACGTCGGCTGCGCGAGACGGTCGAGCAGGCGGACCTGCGCGACCTGGCCTCCGAGATCGAGTGGGCCAAGGTGTCCAATGTGGTCCCCTCGGACTACCCGGTCCGCGCCGACAAGGCCGGACGCGAGGTGGCGCGATTCGACCCGGACACCATCGGCCGGCTCTTCGAGGCGTACGAGCAGGTCAAGGCCGAGCAGGGCCGGATGGATATGGAGGATGTGCTCCTCCTCGACGCCGGGATGCTGAGCGAGGACGAGCGGGTCGCGGCCACGATCCGCCAGCAGTACAAATGGTTCGTCGTCGACGAGTTCCAAGACGTCAGCCCGCTGCAGTCGGCGCTGTTGGATCTGTGGCTGGGTGGGCGCGACGAGATCTGCGTCGTGGGTGATCCGGCGCAGACCATCTATTCGTTCGCCGGAGCTGACGCCGACTATTTGCGTCGTTTCCCGGTGAAGTTTCCGAGCGCGACCTCCCTGGAGTTGGTGCGCAACTACCGCTCCACACCCGAGATCGTCGCGGGTGCCAACGCGCTGCTGGCCGGCACGACCAGCGCCGGGGTGACCTTGAGTGCGCAGCGTCCGTCGGGAGCGGCGGTGGCCCACCGGGCGTACGCCGACGAGCCGGCCGAGGCCGCTGGTGTCGCGGACGAGATCACGCGACTGGTCTCGTCAGGTGTCCCCGCGCACGAGATCGCGGTGCTGTTCCGGATCAACGCGCAGTCGGAGTCGTTCGAGGAGGCCTTGGCTGAG
Proteins encoded in this window:
- the nudC gene encoding NAD(+) diphosphatase, coding for MSDRDLPHVALSIHAHNREGLHRTDEAWLAGRWNDPATQVLVLSGTRVRPVDGRIAWVPPHEAPPGRRILLGQRDDVTRFAVVVERAQAPGSAEEWVPLRAMLPAIASAAADQAPWLFHAVGLAEWHHTTRHCPRCAGSLISAAAGHELRCTECGRSQFPRTDPAVIMAITHPDDDALLLGRQRVWPPGRWSTLAGFCEPGETLEDAVRREVAEETDVRVGDARYFGSQPWPFPCSLMLGFTGVATSREIEVDGAEIEQAQWWTREAFIAAAEAGRAGGSPRGLDQFVTDRGLARRADPSRMG
- a CDS encoding mycoredoxin translates to MTFTMYSTPWCGYCHRLKAQLNREGIECEVVDIEQVPEAADIVAKVNKGNLTVPTLVFSDGAAMTNPSLAQVKNKLAELA
- a CDS encoding ATP-dependent DNA helicase UvrD2; this translates as MPDPAALLAPLDPEQRQVAEALRGPVRVLAGAGTGKTRAITHRIAYGVATGVYAPTEVLAVTFTTRAAGEMRERLRALGVSGVQARTFHSAALRQLRYFWPRLRGGADLPQLTESKLAMLALAARRLRETVEQADLRDLASEIEWAKVSNVVPSDYPVRADKAGREVARFDPDTIGRLFEAYEQVKAEQGRMDMEDVLLLDAGMLSEDERVAATIRQQYKWFVVDEFQDVSPLQSALLDLWLGGRDEICVVGDPAQTIYSFAGADADYLRRFPVKFPSATSLELVRNYRSTPEIVAGANALLAGTTSAGVTLSAQRPSGAAVAHRAYADEPAEAAGVADEITRLVSSGVPAHEIAVLFRINAQSESFEEALAERGVSYVVRGAARFFERPEVRQAVTLLRGAAHGGGPDDVAETVRATLAGLGWTTEAPTARGQVRDRWESWQALAELATDFVTAHPDGGLGDLVGDLDRRAAEQHAPTAGGVTLATLHAAKGLEWDAVFVTGLQDGTLPITYAETPTEIEEERRLLYVGVTRARLHLSLSWARARQPGGRQSRKPTRFLPVLDTAGGRAGVRKGAAARSKGAVTCRECGARLATGQEKKLGRCGDCPAAYDEALFERLRAWRLATATAEKVPAYVVFTDATLQLVAEHLPRTEPELLKISGIGRAKLDKYGDDLLEVLAGPQTDL